The following proteins are encoded in a genomic region of Candidatus Methylospira mobilis:
- a CDS encoding type II toxin-antitoxin system Phd/YefM family antitoxin → MHTVNMLQAKSSLSRLVEAVEQGLEREIVIARNGRPAAKLVPIDAPPSGKRIGVAKGLFEAPDTIDSHNDEVARLFMGGMQP, encoded by the coding sequence ATGCACACGGTCAATATGTTGCAAGCCAAGTCCTCGCTGTCGCGCCTGGTAGAAGCCGTTGAGCAAGGACTGGAGCGCGAAATCGTGATTGCCAGAAATGGCCGTCCCGCAGCAAAGCTGGTGCCGATAGATGCGCCTCCTTCCGGGAAGCGGATTGGCGTGGCGAAAGGTTTATTTGAAGCGCCTGATACGATTGACTCCCATAACGACGAGGTGGCTCGGCTATTCATGGGCGGGATGCAGCCTTGA
- a CDS encoding type II toxin-antitoxin system VapC family toxin, with amino-acid sequence MNLLLDTHVALWAITDSPKLPQKARELIRSPKTTVWVSAANIWEIAIKHALGRGDMPVSSEDAVRYFQESGYRFLSVEAEHAVAVETLSSHHQDPFDRILVAQALVEPMRLMTNDPLVSLYSDTIIRL; translated from the coding sequence TTGAACCTGCTGCTGGACACTCACGTCGCTCTGTGGGCCATCACCGACAGTCCGAAATTGCCCCAGAAAGCGCGCGAGCTGATCCGGTCGCCCAAAACAACCGTCTGGGTTAGCGCCGCGAACATCTGGGAAATTGCGATCAAACATGCGCTGGGGCGCGGCGATATGCCCGTATCGAGCGAGGATGCCGTACGCTATTTCCAGGAATCCGGGTATCGCTTCCTCTCTGTAGAAGCGGAGCATGCCGTTGCCGTTGAAACCTTGTCTTCGCACCATCAAGACCCTTTCGACCGCATTCTCGTCGCCCAGGCGCTCGTGGAACCTATGCGCTTAATGACGAATGACCCGCTGGTATCCCTTTATAGCGACACGATTATCAGGCTGTGA